The Rhodocytophaga rosea genome has a segment encoding these proteins:
- a CDS encoding RagB/SusD family nutrient uptake outer membrane protein: MKKIAIITSAFFLSIFSSCSDKFLDVNPKAALSSSTLQNKNGVNSLLVGAYSLLDGWATAEGAYRSYQVGADNWVYGSVASDDAYKGTIAGDQPPISLIEQHSIASDNVYFRGKWRGMYDGIARTNDVLQILPKAADVTDAERQQIIAEARFLRGHYHFELKKMYNNVPYIDEVVYDPNNLESTKVPNSTDIWPKIEEDLKLAYETLPTTQTQKGRATKWAAGATLAKAYLFQKKYAEAKTILEAIVASGQYKLADRYHDSFKAVTNNNIESIFEIQYSVNDGASGGENGNIGSTLNYPYGGGGVTTCCGFFQPSQNLVNAFKTENGLPMLDTFNAADVTSDQGIESTNLNFTPYAGTLDPRLDWTVGRRGIPFLDWGVHPGKVYVRDQAYGGPYSPKKHVMYRSDVGTNTFASNPRLNANNYRMIRYSHVLLWLAEIEVELNNLEAARGYVNQIRARAANPDGFVKKADGTPAANYVINQYTDPWADQATARKAVQFEQRLEFGMEGHRRFDLVRWGIAAETLNAYYAVEGNKRPYLKGVQFVKGKHEYFPIPLQEILNSTVNGQPTLVQNPQY, from the coding sequence ATGAAAAAAATAGCAATAATCACAAGTGCCTTCTTCCTGAGCATATTCAGTAGTTGCTCAGATAAGTTTCTGGATGTGAATCCGAAAGCCGCACTTAGCAGTTCTACTTTACAAAATAAAAATGGGGTTAACTCCCTTCTGGTAGGAGCCTATTCCTTGCTCGATGGATGGGCAACCGCCGAAGGAGCTTACCGTTCTTACCAGGTGGGTGCCGATAACTGGGTATATGGCAGTGTCGCATCCGATGATGCCTATAAAGGCACCATTGCCGGTGATCAGCCGCCCATTTCCTTAATCGAACAGCACAGCATTGCTTCTGATAATGTGTATTTCCGGGGTAAATGGCGGGGGATGTATGATGGAATTGCCCGTACCAACGACGTATTGCAGATCTTGCCAAAAGCGGCTGATGTAACCGATGCAGAACGGCAGCAGATCATAGCAGAAGCCAGGTTTTTAAGAGGCCATTACCATTTTGAATTGAAGAAGATGTATAACAATGTGCCCTATATCGACGAAGTAGTGTATGATCCCAATAACCTGGAGAGTACCAAGGTGCCAAATAGCACTGACATCTGGCCTAAAATTGAAGAAGACCTGAAACTTGCTTATGAAACGCTTCCTACTACCCAGACTCAAAAGGGTCGGGCAACCAAATGGGCTGCGGGTGCTACCTTAGCCAAAGCCTATTTATTCCAGAAAAAATATGCAGAAGCCAAAACCATTCTGGAAGCTATTGTAGCCAGTGGCCAGTATAAATTAGCTGATAGATACCATGATAGTTTCAAAGCGGTTACCAATAATAATATAGAATCTATTTTTGAAATCCAGTATTCTGTAAATGATGGGGCCTCGGGCGGCGAAAATGGGAACATTGGTTCTACCTTGAATTATCCGTATGGTGGTGGTGGCGTAACTACCTGCTGCGGTTTCTTTCAGCCCTCGCAAAATTTAGTGAATGCCTTTAAAACAGAGAATGGCTTGCCTATGCTGGATACCTTCAATGCTGCAGATGTTACCAGCGATCAGGGCATTGAGTCTACCAATCTTAACTTTACTCCTTACGCAGGTACACTCGATCCGCGCCTGGACTGGACTGTGGGCAGACGTGGCATCCCATTCCTGGATTGGGGTGTGCATCCTGGTAAAGTGTATGTGCGTGACCAGGCATATGGCGGGCCATATTCTCCAAAAAAACACGTGATGTACCGTTCGGATGTGGGAACCAATACATTTGCAAGCAACCCCCGTTTAAATGCCAATAATTACCGCATGATCCGCTACTCTCACGTATTACTATGGCTGGCTGAAATTGAGGTGGAACTAAATAATCTGGAAGCCGCCAGAGGTTATGTTAATCAGATCAGAGCAAGAGCAGCTAATCCGGATGGGTTTGTGAAGAAAGCAGATGGAACCCCTGCCGCCAATTATGTAATCAATCAGTATACTGACCCTTGGGCAGATCAGGCCACCGCCAGAAAAGCCGTACAATTTGAACAAAGGCTGGAGTTTGGCATGGAAGGACACCGCCGGTTCGATCTGGTACGCTGGGGAATTGCGGCTGAAACGCTGAATGCCTATTATGCCGTAGAAGGCAATAAACGTCCGTATCTGAAAGGTGTTCAGTTTGTAAAGGGCAAGCATGAATACTTCCCAATCCCATTACAGGAAATTCTGAACAGTACTGTGAACGGGCAACCTACCCTGGTGCAGAATCCACAGTATTAA
- a CDS encoding SusC/RagA family TonB-linked outer membrane protein encodes MKRIFPIPLSRLALTVVLSIFSVVAYAQSRTISGKVTSQEDASELPGVNVTVKGSTTGTVTDANGTYSLAVPENNSTLVFSYIGFTTLEVAVGTRSSIDVQLIPDVKTLQEVVVTGYGSQSKKDITGAVATIDSKQLLSTPSTNLGQAMQGRVAGVTVGNENSPGGGVMVRIRGFGTINDNSPLYVIDGVPTKGNLNTLNLNDIESMQILKDASASSIYGSRAGNGVVIITTKKGKVGKPVFTYDTYYGTQRPGKFLDLLNTQEYAQLVWESRINAGAVGPNGNPIHAQFGNGPTPQIPDYIFPAGASADDPRVAQDANGNYINYSNNIDGPDFNKTKFLITKANKEGTNWLDEIFNPAPIQNHQLGVSGGNETGRYAMSVNYFDQQGIMKYTNFKRYSLRANTEFNITKRIRVGENFQVGYSERVGQPNGNSNESNPVSFAFRIQPIVPVYDVSGTTFAGTRGTDLDNSRQPVGDLWRNKDNKQKEVRLFGNAYAEIDILKNLTAKTSFGIDYNLFNFRNYTIRDIESAESRGSNSLQTSNNYEWTWTWYNTLTYNLNLGDAHRFNFLVGTESIKDYFESFDASRTNFASDDIENRYLSGGTGVQTNNGGASNWALASEFAKVNYAFADKYLLEGTMRRDRSSRFAPQFRVAVFPAVSAGWVFSQEGFASGLSSFLSRGKLRAGWGQTGNQEIGNYNAFTIFSTNPITSFYDLNGSRTSAVPGYELTQFGNARAKWETTTSTNLGLDVSLFNNKVEATFDWYTRTTSDMLFPVQAPLTSGVATAPFQNIGSMRNRGVDIGVNYYGDALDNELTYTIGANFSTYRNEVTKTTGNPNTQYFGINDERIQNFVVTQQGFPISSFFGYTLDGIFQSDDEAAAAPVNNLGTNQNKAGRFIFKDINGDNVIDTKDLSIIGNPHPDFTYGINVSVNYKSFGLTLFGQGVQGNQIFNYVKYWTDFPTFAGNRSHRMLYDSWRPGKTDAILPQLTSSDQVSILPSTYYLEDGSYFRFKNIQLTYNLPVGLISKIGLGATRLYIQGQNLFTFTKYSGMDPEINLRNYNSGNDRQIGVDGGSYPVAKQYIIGLNVSF; translated from the coding sequence ATGAAAAGAATTTTTCCAATTCCTCTCAGCAGACTCGCTCTGACTGTTGTACTGTCTATCTTTTCTGTAGTAGCTTATGCCCAGAGCAGAACTATATCAGGTAAAGTAACCTCTCAGGAAGATGCCAGTGAATTGCCCGGTGTAAACGTAACTGTAAAAGGTTCTACCACCGGTACCGTTACAGATGCCAATGGAACGTACAGTTTAGCTGTGCCCGAAAATAATTCCACCCTGGTATTCAGCTACATAGGTTTTACCACCCTGGAGGTAGCTGTTGGTACGCGTAGCAGTATTGACGTACAGCTAATTCCGGATGTAAAAACATTGCAGGAAGTAGTAGTAACCGGATATGGTTCCCAGTCTAAAAAGGATATTACCGGTGCCGTAGCCACGATTGATTCTAAACAACTGCTTTCTACACCTTCTACCAACCTGGGACAAGCCATGCAGGGCAGAGTAGCCGGGGTAACCGTAGGGAATGAAAACAGCCCTGGTGGTGGGGTAATGGTGCGTATCCGGGGTTTTGGAACTATCAACGATAACTCACCTCTCTATGTAATTGATGGTGTTCCAACCAAAGGTAATTTAAATACCCTTAACCTAAATGACATAGAATCCATGCAGATTCTCAAAGATGCGTCTGCGTCTTCTATTTATGGTTCCCGTGCAGGAAATGGGGTAGTGATTATTACGACTAAAAAAGGAAAAGTGGGGAAACCAGTATTTACCTATGATACGTATTATGGCACCCAGCGGCCAGGAAAATTCCTCGATCTGCTCAATACCCAGGAATATGCACAACTGGTATGGGAATCCCGGATTAATGCAGGCGCAGTAGGCCCGAATGGCAATCCGATACATGCCCAGTTTGGCAACGGACCCACTCCGCAAATTCCTGACTATATTTTTCCCGCTGGTGCCTCTGCCGATGATCCCAGGGTAGCCCAGGATGCCAATGGCAATTATATAAATTACAGCAATAATATTGATGGTCCGGATTTTAATAAAACTAAATTCCTGATTACCAAAGCCAATAAAGAAGGCACCAACTGGCTGGATGAAATTTTTAATCCTGCTCCTATCCAGAATCATCAGCTGGGTGTTTCCGGCGGAAACGAAACCGGACGGTATGCCATGTCTGTAAACTACTTCGATCAGCAGGGTATTATGAAATATACCAATTTCAAACGCTATTCTTTGCGGGCCAACACAGAGTTTAATATTACCAAACGCATCCGGGTAGGCGAAAATTTCCAGGTAGGGTATAGCGAAAGAGTAGGGCAACCAAATGGCAACAGCAATGAAAGTAACCCAGTTTCGTTTGCCTTCCGGATTCAGCCTATTGTACCTGTATATGATGTATCGGGAACAACTTTTGCCGGAACCAGAGGAACAGACCTTGATAACTCCCGTCAGCCGGTAGGCGATTTGTGGCGCAATAAGGATAATAAACAGAAAGAAGTCCGCTTGTTTGGAAATGCGTATGCAGAGATAGACATTCTGAAAAACTTAACCGCCAAAACCAGTTTCGGTATCGACTATAACCTGTTCAACTTCCGGAATTATACCATCCGGGATATAGAATCTGCTGAATCCAGAGGGTCTAATAGTTTACAAACCAGCAATAACTATGAATGGACCTGGACCTGGTATAATACCTTAACCTATAACCTCAATCTGGGAGATGCCCACCGGTTTAACTTTTTGGTGGGAACAGAATCCATTAAGGATTATTTCGAATCATTTGATGCTTCCCGGACTAACTTTGCTTCCGATGATATTGAAAACCGGTATCTGAGTGGGGGTACAGGGGTACAAACCAATAACGGAGGTGCTTCTAACTGGGCATTGGCTTCAGAATTTGCCAAAGTAAACTATGCCTTCGCGGATAAATACTTATTAGAAGGTACTATGCGCCGGGACCGTTCTTCCAGGTTTGCACCCCAGTTCCGGGTGGCCGTTTTCCCAGCTGTGAGTGCCGGATGGGTATTTTCCCAGGAAGGATTTGCTTCCGGACTGAGTTCATTTCTAAGCCGGGGTAAATTAAGAGCTGGCTGGGGACAAACCGGTAACCAGGAAATTGGTAACTACAATGCCTTTACTATTTTCTCTACCAACCCAATTACCTCTTTTTATGACCTGAATGGTTCCCGTACTTCTGCGGTACCAGGCTATGAGTTAACGCAATTTGGTAATGCCAGAGCAAAATGGGAAACCACTACTTCCACCAACCTAGGGCTGGATGTTTCATTATTCAACAATAAAGTTGAGGCTACTTTCGACTGGTATACCCGCACAACCAGCGATATGTTGTTTCCCGTACAAGCCCCTCTTACTTCGGGGGTAGCTACGGCTCCATTCCAGAATATTGGCTCAATGCGCAACCGGGGTGTTGACATTGGGGTGAATTATTATGGCGATGCGCTGGATAATGAGCTTACGTATACAATCGGCGCTAATTTTAGTACCTACCGCAACGAAGTAACCAAAACAACCGGCAATCCCAATACCCAGTATTTTGGAATTAACGACGAACGTATCCAGAACTTTGTGGTAACCCAGCAGGGTTTCCCTATTTCTTCTTTCTTTGGCTATACCCTCGATGGTATTTTCCAGTCGGATGATGAAGCGGCGGCTGCTCCGGTAAATAACCTGGGAACCAATCAGAACAAAGCCGGCCGGTTTATTTTCAAAGACATCAATGGAGATAATGTGATTGATACCAAAGATCTGTCGATTATCGGCAATCCCCATCCTGATTTTACCTATGGTATTAATGTAAGCGTAAATTATAAAAGCTTTGGTTTAACCCTTTTCGGACAAGGGGTTCAGGGCAACCAGATATTTAATTATGTAAAATACTGGACTGATTTCCCAACTTTTGCCGGCAACAGAAGCCACCGCATGTTGTATGATTCCTGGAGACCTGGCAAAACCGATGCTATTCTGCCACAATTGACTTCCAGTGATCAGGTAAGTATTCTTCCTTCTACTTATTATCTGGAAGATGGATCGTATTTCCGCTTTAAAAACATCCAGTTAACCTATAACCTGCCTGTAGGGCTGATCTCTAAAATAGGCTTGGGTGCCACCAGACTATACATTCAGGGACAGAATCTATTCACCTTTACCAAATATTCAGGGATGGACCCGGAAATCAATTTGCGAAACTACAATTCAGGAAACGACCGCCAGATTGGGGTAGATGGAGGATCTTATCCGGTAGCCAAACAGTATATCATTGGTTTAAATGTTAGTTTCTAA
- a CDS encoding TldD/PmbA family protein yields the protein MAILTQEEAQAILKKALGYSTANECELNLNGNVGGNIRYARNSVSTSGMDNDTSLVVTSYFGKKSGTATINEFDDASLQKVVRRSEELAKLAPEDPEYLPLLGPQTYKTSPAYIETTANITPDFRADAAMKSIEPAVAKNVQAAGFLQDAATFSAMLNSKGLFAYSRQTGVTFSVTMRTTDGTGSGYATSDFNDVSKLDTAATSQIAIAKASSSTGAKAIEPGKYTVILEPAALLSNTDASLLGALFNSMDARTADEGRSFLSKKGGGNKLGEKMFDERITVYSDPTHPEVPDATWSGDGRPQEKITWIEKGVVKNLYSSRYWAENKKIKSIPPPANFIMEGGTETIEDMIRSTPRGILVTRFWYIRSVDPQTLLYTGLTRDGTFFIENGKIKHPIKNFRFNESPIIMLNNLEALGKPQRISGNLVPPMKIRDFTFTSLSDAV from the coding sequence ATGGCAATACTAACGCAGGAAGAAGCACAGGCTATTTTAAAGAAGGCACTGGGTTATTCCACCGCAAATGAATGTGAACTCAATCTCAATGGAAATGTAGGCGGAAATATCCGGTATGCACGCAACTCGGTGTCTACCAGTGGTATGGATAACGATACATCCCTGGTCGTTACTTCTTATTTTGGGAAAAAATCTGGTACGGCTACCATCAATGAATTCGACGATGCTTCGCTGCAAAAAGTAGTACGCCGCTCCGAGGAACTGGCCAAACTAGCTCCTGAAGATCCGGAGTATCTGCCTCTGTTGGGTCCACAAACCTATAAAACTTCACCGGCTTATATAGAAACTACCGCTAATATTACTCCTGACTTCCGGGCAGATGCAGCCATGAAAAGTATTGAACCTGCCGTGGCTAAAAATGTGCAGGCAGCAGGCTTTTTGCAGGATGCGGCTACTTTTTCTGCTATGCTCAATTCCAAAGGCTTGTTTGCTTATTCCCGGCAGACAGGCGTTACATTTTCTGTTACCATGCGTACCACAGACGGAACCGGATCAGGCTATGCGACCAGCGATTTTAATGATGTAAGCAAACTGGATACAGCGGCTACCTCTCAAATCGCCATTGCCAAAGCCAGTTCTTCTACTGGTGCCAAAGCTATTGAACCAGGAAAATATACGGTGATACTCGAACCAGCCGCACTGCTCTCCAATACGGATGCCAGTTTACTAGGCGCTTTATTTAACAGCATGGATGCCCGTACTGCCGACGAAGGCCGGAGTTTTTTGAGTAAAAAAGGAGGCGGCAACAAGCTAGGTGAAAAAATGTTCGACGAGCGGATTACTGTCTATTCAGATCCGACTCATCCGGAAGTACCGGATGCTACCTGGTCTGGCGATGGAAGGCCACAGGAGAAAATAACCTGGATTGAAAAGGGCGTGGTAAAAAATCTGTATTCTTCCCGCTACTGGGCCGAAAATAAGAAGATCAAATCTATTCCACCTCCGGCTAACTTTATTATGGAAGGGGGTACAGAAACCATAGAAGATATGATCCGGAGTACTCCCAGAGGTATTTTGGTTACCCGGTTCTGGTACATTCGCTCGGTAGATCCACAAACGCTGCTCTATACCGGCCTTACGAGGGATGGTACATTTTTTATTGAAAATGGAAAGATCAAACACCCGATTAAAAATTTCCGCTTCAACGAAAGCCCTATTATTATGCTCAATAACTTAGAAGCTTTAGGTAAACCGCAACGTATCAGCGGTAATCTGGTTCCACCTATGAAAATCCGGGACTTTACCTTTACCAGTCTTTCCGATGCTGTATAA